The proteins below come from a single Afipia felis ATCC 53690 genomic window:
- a CDS encoding helix-turn-helix domain-containing protein: protein MLAEMPATPAACTFGRISAMKVAPPVDRFDAVLRSADLAGACLTYHKDEEIYGESEHADYIYKVISGAVRTYKLLPDGRRQIDAFHLAGDVFGLDSGAEYRLTAEAIVDSQLRAVSRHQLEVAAETEVRVAHGLWMLTADHLRHAEDHMLLLGRKTATERVATFLLEMDRRLAVAGLMALPMSRRDIADYLGLTLETVSRTFSQLQSQGVLGLSGARRVALRDRQCLLGMDA from the coding sequence ATGCTTGCCGAGATGCCCGCCACGCCCGCCGCTTGCACCTTCGGACGAATCTCCGCCATGAAGGTTGCGCCGCCCGTCGACCGCTTCGACGCGGTCCTCCGCAGCGCGGATCTCGCCGGAGCCTGCCTCACCTATCACAAGGACGAGGAGATCTACGGCGAAAGCGAGCACGCCGACTACATCTACAAGGTGATCTCCGGCGCGGTGCGCACTTACAAGCTTCTGCCGGACGGCCGCCGTCAGATCGACGCCTTCCACCTCGCCGGCGACGTGTTCGGCCTGGATTCGGGCGCCGAGTATCGGCTCACCGCTGAAGCCATCGTCGATAGTCAGTTGCGCGCGGTGAGCCGCCATCAACTCGAGGTGGCCGCCGAAACCGAAGTCCGGGTCGCACACGGCCTCTGGATGCTCACCGCCGACCATCTGCGTCACGCCGAGGACCACATGCTGCTGCTCGGCCGCAAGACCGCAACCGAGCGCGTGGCAACCTTCCTTCTGGAAATGGACCGCCGCCTCGCAGTCGCCGGGTTGATGGCGCTGCCGATGTCACGACGCGACATCGCCGACTATCTCGGGCTGACGCTGGAAACCGTCTCGCGCACGTTCTCGCAATTGCAAAGCCAGGGCGTACTGGGCCTGTCTGGCGCGCGGCGCGTAGCGCTGCGTGATCGTCAATGCCTGCTCGGCATGGATGCCTGA
- a CDS encoding NnrS family protein: protein MNPRTPRLPLWDAGGLAFLSYGFRPFFLGGALYSGLAIAIWMPVYFGELTLHTALAPLDWHIHEMLFGFLPAVIAGFLLTAIPNWTGRPPVRGHLLLLMVAVWVLGRVAVACSEQIGWRGAMLVDASFLLLAGAVATREVLAARNIRNMRVVALVLLLFGCNIAFHIEAHVQGVAAYSARAGVAVVVLLVSVIAGRIVPAFTRIWLMRRPQGAMPVPFSRFDGAAVAFGALALVAWVVRPEGMLTGGLCFVAGLFHFARLVRWAGYRTWANRLLVILHIGYAFVPLGFVLAAMSASGLVGVSAAIHAWMAGGAGIMTLAVMSRASLGHSGRPLAASALTQGVYVLVTVAALVRIAAVFVPAWSNGLICLAAACWSLSFLGFALSYAPMFIAVRLDERAPQASMPSRH from the coding sequence ATGAACCCGCGAACACCTCGCTTGCCGTTGTGGGATGCCGGGGGACTGGCGTTTCTGTCCTATGGCTTCCGGCCGTTCTTTCTGGGTGGGGCGCTGTATTCGGGACTGGCGATCGCGATCTGGATGCCGGTCTATTTCGGCGAATTAACGCTCCACACGGCGCTCGCGCCGCTTGACTGGCATATTCACGAAATGCTGTTCGGCTTCCTGCCGGCGGTAATCGCGGGATTTCTGCTGACCGCAATTCCGAACTGGACCGGCCGCCCGCCGGTGCGCGGCCATCTGCTGCTGTTGATGGTCGCCGTATGGGTGCTCGGCCGAGTAGCAGTGGCATGTTCCGAACAGATCGGCTGGCGCGGGGCGATGCTGGTCGATGCGTCGTTCCTGCTTCTGGCCGGGGCGGTGGCGACCCGCGAGGTTCTGGCTGCCAGGAATATCCGCAACATGCGGGTGGTGGCGCTGGTGCTCCTGCTGTTTGGCTGCAACATCGCCTTTCACATCGAGGCGCACGTGCAGGGTGTCGCCGCTTACAGTGCGCGCGCCGGCGTTGCCGTCGTCGTTCTTCTGGTCTCGGTGATCGCTGGCCGCATCGTCCCGGCCTTCACGCGGATCTGGCTGATGCGGCGTCCGCAGGGCGCGATGCCGGTGCCGTTTTCCCGCTTCGACGGTGCAGCCGTGGCGTTTGGCGCTCTCGCCCTTGTCGCTTGGGTCGTACGGCCCGAGGGAATGCTGACCGGCGGGCTCTGCTTTGTCGCGGGGCTTTTCCATTTTGCGCGGCTTGTGCGCTGGGCAGGCTATCGCACCTGGGCCAACAGGCTGCTGGTAATTCTCCACATCGGCTACGCTTTCGTGCCACTCGGCTTTGTGCTGGCGGCGATGTCGGCATCGGGGTTGGTCGGCGTGAGCGCGGCGATTCACGCCTGGATGGCGGGAGGAGCAGGCATCATGACGCTCGCGGTGATGTCGCGGGCGAGCCTCGGTCATAGCGGCCGGCCACTTGCGGCGTCCGCATTGACGCAGGGAGTTTACGTCCTCGTCACGGTGGCGGCGTTAGTGCGGATCGCGGCGGTGTTTGTTCCGGCATGGAGCAACGGCCTGATCTGTCTGGCCGCTGCTTGCTGGTCTCTCTCGTTTCTCGGATTTGCGCTGAGCTACGCACCGATGTTTATCGCTGTCCGCCTCGATGAGCGGGCGCCTCAGGCATCCATGCCGAGCAGGCATTGA